A part of Molothrus aeneus isolate 106 unplaced genomic scaffold, BPBGC_Maene_1.0 scaffold_30, whole genome shotgun sequence genomic DNA contains:
- the KRI1 gene encoding protein KRI1 homolog isoform X1: MAEPELRVNAAFAERYGRYRRREELQRLRDRYGDTADSGDSSSSESSGDDVALDPREEREFYRTLALLKTRDPRIYREDTTFYTRHESEEEEEEEEEDEEDEEEEERAARPMFLKDYERKVVLEHEGKYVDEEDEEDEEAAAKRRKAEASPSYAEEQRALKESFRAFVAESEEEEEEEEEGGGGALLRPRVRSREEKAEEEQLYLQWLRGQAEPPPEPLQDLEPLQRFWSDPGLEPGERFLRDYLLGKGFREEEEEQEGEEGLALEDSSDEGEQFLQRQQDFERRHNFRFEEPGAAQLQSFPRSIPSSVRRRDERRKERREQLRERKRKERARRREELKQLKNLKREELRARLARIREASGSGAFGLSLALLQEDFDPARHDQLMAECFGDDYYGRGEEEKPQFEEEEGLDDEWNWDAWTGKEEEEEEEEEGEEEEPPREPHCEDPDFVMDADFAPGAPPGPAPPPEVARGQRRRRTRLREALEREKPPFDPDAPLVAALGPFEQYLDEFYALDFEDMVGDLPCRFKYRRVLPCDFGLTTDEILAADDKELNRWCSLRKTCMYRSEQEERQDQANYSRRAQNLSKKLQILRSLVADPEEGEAAPAKPKFGKKRREKRKRQEGKGEPPAAPPAAPQNPGGPRRRGGAPLGGAVRLGGREFSGRRLEAFGLNPRRLRFRQLRRQRGKERGGEGPEKHGKNAGNAEKNPGKNEKNPGKNSGENPGKNEKNPGKNEKNPRKNSGENPGKNPGNTEKNPEKNPGKNPEKTPGKNPEKNSGKNPGKNPGKNEKNPGKNPGKNPGENPGKTAAVNGKKQKRRKNAPNPQENT, encoded by the exons ATGGCGGAGCCCGAGCTCCGCGTGAATGCGGCGTTCGCGGAGCGCTACGGGCGGTACCGGCggcgggaggagctgcagcgcC TGCGGGACCGTTACGGGGACACCGCGGACAGCGGCGACAGCTCCAGCTCCGAGTCCAGCGGGGACGATGTG GCCCTGGACCCCCGTGAGGAGCGGGAGTTTTACCGGACGCTGGCGCTGCTCAAGACGCGGGACCCCCGCATTTACCGGGAGGACACCACGTTCTACACCCGCCACG agtccgaggaggaggaggaggaggaggaggaagatgaggaagatgaggaggaggaagagcggGCGGCCCGGCCGATGTTCCTGAAGGATTACGAGAGGAAGGTGGTGCTGGAGCACGAGGG CAAATACGTGGacgaggaggatgaggaggatgaggaggcgGCGGCCAAGCGGAGGAAG GCCGAGGCCTCCCCCAGCTACGCCGAGGAGCAGCGGGCGCTCAAGGAGAG TTTCAGAGCCTTCGTGGCCGAGagcgaggaagaggaggaggaggaggaggaaggcggGGGCGGGGCCCTGCTGCGGCCCCGGGTGCGGAGCCGGGAGGAGAAG gccGAGGAGGAGCAGCTGTACCTGCAATGGCTGCGGGGCCAGGCCGAGCCCCCCCCGGAGCCCCTGCAGGAcctg gagcccctgcaGAGGTTCTGGTCGGACCCGGGGCTGGAGCCGGGCGAGCGCTTCCTGCGGGATTACCTGCTGGGCAAGGGCTtccgggaggaggaggaggagcaggagggcgAGGAAGG TCTGGCCCTGGAGGACTCCTCGGACGAGGGGGAGCAGTTCCTGCAGCGCCAGCAGGACTTCGAGCGCCGCCACAACTTCCGCTTCGAGGAGCCGGGGGCGGCCCAG ctccagagcttcCCCCGCTCCATCCCCTCCTCGGTTCGGCGCCGGGACGAGCGGCGCAAGGAGCGGCGGGAGCAGCTCCgcgagaggaagaggaag GAGCGGGCCCGGcgcagggaggagctgaagcAGCTCAAGAACCTCAAGCGCGAGGAGCTCAGGGCCCGCCTGGCGCGGATCAGGGAGGCCTCGGGCTCGGGAGCCTTCGGCCTCAGCCTCGCCCTCCTCCAGGAGGATTTCGATCCCGCCCGCCACGATCAGCTCATGGCC gaATGCTTTGGGGACGATTACTACGGccggggggaggaggagaagccgcagtttgaggaggaggaggggctggATG ATGAATGGAACTGGGACGCCTGGacgggaaaggaggaggaggaggaggaggaggaggagggggaggaggaagagcccCCGAGGGAGCCGCACTGCGAGGACCCCGACTTCgtg ATGGACGCCGATTTCGCCCCCGGGGCccccccgggcccggcgccCCCCCCCGAGGTCGcccgggggcagcggcggcgccgGACGCGGCTCCGGGAGGCCCTGGAGAGGGAGAAGCCCCCGTTCGACCCCG ACGCCCCCTTGGTTGCAGCCCTGGGCCCCTTCGAGCAGTACCTGGACGAGTTCTACGCCCTGGACTTCGAGGACATGGTCGGGGACCTGCCCTGCCGCTTCAAGTACCGCCGGGTGCTGCCCTGCGACTTCGGCCTCACCACGGACGAG aTCCTGGCGGCCGATGACAAAGAGCTGAACCGCTGGTGCTCCCTGCGCAAGACCTGCATGTACCG CTCGGAGCAGGAGGAGCGGCAGGACCAGGCCAATTACAGCCGGCGGGCGCAGAACCTCAGCAAGAAGCTGCAGATCCTCAGATCCCTCGTGGCTGA CCCCGAGGAGGGGGAGGCGGCGCCGGCGAAGCCGAAATTCGGGAAGAAGCGCCGGGAGAAGAGGAAGCggcaggaggggaaaggggagccCCCCGCGGCCCCCCCCGCGgccccccaaaaccccgggGGTCCCCGGCGGCGCGGGGGGGCCCCCCTGGGCGGGGCCGTGCGCCTGGGGGGCCGCGAGTTCAGCGGGAGGAGGCTGGAAGCCTTCGGCCTCAACCCCCGGCGGCTCCGGTTCCGGCAGCTGCGGAGGCAGCGCGGGAAGGAGCGAGGAGGGGAGGGCCCCGAGAAACACGGGAAGAACGCCGGGAATGCTGAGAAAAACCCCGGGAAAAACGAGAAAAACCCCGGGAAAAACTCAGGGGAAAACCCCGGGAAAAacgagaaaaatcctgggaaaaacgagaaaaaccccaggaaaaacTCAGGGGAAAACCCCGGGAAAAACCCTGGGAATACGGAGAAAAATCCAGAGAAAAACCCCGGGAAAAATCCAGAGAAAACCCCCGGGAAAAACCCCGAGAAAAACTcagggaaaaatcctgggaaaaatcCCGGGAAAAacgagaaaaatcctgggaaaaatcCCGGGAAAAACCCAGGGGAAAATCCCGGGAAAACAGCAGCCGTCAATGGGAAAAAACAGAAGCGCAGGAAAAACGCCCCAAACCCCCAGGAAAACACctga
- the KRI1 gene encoding protein KRI1 homolog isoform X2, translating into MAEPELRVNAAFAERYGRYRRREELQRLRDRYGDTADSGDSSSSESSGDDVALDPREEREFYRTLALLKTRDPRIYREDTTFYTRHESEEEEEEEEEDEEDEEEEERAARPMFLKDYERKVVLEHEGKYVDEEDEEDEEAAAKRRKAEASPSYAEEQRALKESFRAFVAESEEEEEEEEEGGGGALLRPRVRSREEKAEEEQLYLQWLRGQAEPPPEPLQDLEPLQRFWSDPGLEPGERFLRDYLLGKGFREEEEEQEGEEGLALEDSSDEGEQFLQRQQDFERRHNFRFEEPGAAQLQSFPRSIPSSVRRRDERRKERREQLRERKRKERARRREELKQLKNLKREELRARLARIREASGSGAFGLSLALLQEDFDPARHDQLMAECFGDDYYGRGEEEKPQFEEEEGLDDEWNWDAWTGKEEEEEEEEEGEEEEPPREPHCEDPDFVMDADFAPGAPPGPAPPPEVARGQRRRRTRLREALEREKPPFDPALGPFEQYLDEFYALDFEDMVGDLPCRFKYRRVLPCDFGLTTDEILAADDKELNRWCSLRKTCMYRSEQEERQDQANYSRRAQNLSKKLQILRSLVADPEEGEAAPAKPKFGKKRREKRKRQEGKGEPPAAPPAAPQNPGGPRRRGGAPLGGAVRLGGREFSGRRLEAFGLNPRRLRFRQLRRQRGKERGGEGPEKHGKNAGNAEKNPGKNEKNPGKNSGENPGKNEKNPGKNEKNPRKNSGENPGKNPGNTEKNPEKNPGKNPEKTPGKNPEKNSGKNPGKNPGKNEKNPGKNPGKNPGENPGKTAAVNGKKQKRRKNAPNPQENT; encoded by the exons ATGGCGGAGCCCGAGCTCCGCGTGAATGCGGCGTTCGCGGAGCGCTACGGGCGGTACCGGCggcgggaggagctgcagcgcC TGCGGGACCGTTACGGGGACACCGCGGACAGCGGCGACAGCTCCAGCTCCGAGTCCAGCGGGGACGATGTG GCCCTGGACCCCCGTGAGGAGCGGGAGTTTTACCGGACGCTGGCGCTGCTCAAGACGCGGGACCCCCGCATTTACCGGGAGGACACCACGTTCTACACCCGCCACG agtccgaggaggaggaggaggaggaggaggaagatgaggaagatgaggaggaggaagagcggGCGGCCCGGCCGATGTTCCTGAAGGATTACGAGAGGAAGGTGGTGCTGGAGCACGAGGG CAAATACGTGGacgaggaggatgaggaggatgaggaggcgGCGGCCAAGCGGAGGAAG GCCGAGGCCTCCCCCAGCTACGCCGAGGAGCAGCGGGCGCTCAAGGAGAG TTTCAGAGCCTTCGTGGCCGAGagcgaggaagaggaggaggaggaggaggaaggcggGGGCGGGGCCCTGCTGCGGCCCCGGGTGCGGAGCCGGGAGGAGAAG gccGAGGAGGAGCAGCTGTACCTGCAATGGCTGCGGGGCCAGGCCGAGCCCCCCCCGGAGCCCCTGCAGGAcctg gagcccctgcaGAGGTTCTGGTCGGACCCGGGGCTGGAGCCGGGCGAGCGCTTCCTGCGGGATTACCTGCTGGGCAAGGGCTtccgggaggaggaggaggagcaggagggcgAGGAAGG TCTGGCCCTGGAGGACTCCTCGGACGAGGGGGAGCAGTTCCTGCAGCGCCAGCAGGACTTCGAGCGCCGCCACAACTTCCGCTTCGAGGAGCCGGGGGCGGCCCAG ctccagagcttcCCCCGCTCCATCCCCTCCTCGGTTCGGCGCCGGGACGAGCGGCGCAAGGAGCGGCGGGAGCAGCTCCgcgagaggaagaggaag GAGCGGGCCCGGcgcagggaggagctgaagcAGCTCAAGAACCTCAAGCGCGAGGAGCTCAGGGCCCGCCTGGCGCGGATCAGGGAGGCCTCGGGCTCGGGAGCCTTCGGCCTCAGCCTCGCCCTCCTCCAGGAGGATTTCGATCCCGCCCGCCACGATCAGCTCATGGCC gaATGCTTTGGGGACGATTACTACGGccggggggaggaggagaagccgcagtttgaggaggaggaggggctggATG ATGAATGGAACTGGGACGCCTGGacgggaaaggaggaggaggaggaggaggaggaggagggggaggaggaagagcccCCGAGGGAGCCGCACTGCGAGGACCCCGACTTCgtg ATGGACGCCGATTTCGCCCCCGGGGCccccccgggcccggcgccCCCCCCCGAGGTCGcccgggggcagcggcggcgccgGACGCGGCTCCGGGAGGCCCTGGAGAGGGAGAAGCCCCCGTTCGACCCCG CCCTGGGCCCCTTCGAGCAGTACCTGGACGAGTTCTACGCCCTGGACTTCGAGGACATGGTCGGGGACCTGCCCTGCCGCTTCAAGTACCGCCGGGTGCTGCCCTGCGACTTCGGCCTCACCACGGACGAG aTCCTGGCGGCCGATGACAAAGAGCTGAACCGCTGGTGCTCCCTGCGCAAGACCTGCATGTACCG CTCGGAGCAGGAGGAGCGGCAGGACCAGGCCAATTACAGCCGGCGGGCGCAGAACCTCAGCAAGAAGCTGCAGATCCTCAGATCCCTCGTGGCTGA CCCCGAGGAGGGGGAGGCGGCGCCGGCGAAGCCGAAATTCGGGAAGAAGCGCCGGGAGAAGAGGAAGCggcaggaggggaaaggggagccCCCCGCGGCCCCCCCCGCGgccccccaaaaccccgggGGTCCCCGGCGGCGCGGGGGGGCCCCCCTGGGCGGGGCCGTGCGCCTGGGGGGCCGCGAGTTCAGCGGGAGGAGGCTGGAAGCCTTCGGCCTCAACCCCCGGCGGCTCCGGTTCCGGCAGCTGCGGAGGCAGCGCGGGAAGGAGCGAGGAGGGGAGGGCCCCGAGAAACACGGGAAGAACGCCGGGAATGCTGAGAAAAACCCCGGGAAAAACGAGAAAAACCCCGGGAAAAACTCAGGGGAAAACCCCGGGAAAAacgagaaaaatcctgggaaaaacgagaaaaaccccaggaaaaacTCAGGGGAAAACCCCGGGAAAAACCCTGGGAATACGGAGAAAAATCCAGAGAAAAACCCCGGGAAAAATCCAGAGAAAACCCCCGGGAAAAACCCCGAGAAAAACTcagggaaaaatcctgggaaaaatcCCGGGAAAAacgagaaaaatcctgggaaaaatcCCGGGAAAAACCCAGGGGAAAATCCCGGGAAAACAGCAGCCGTCAATGGGAAAAAACAGAAGCGCAGGAAAAACGCCCCAAACCCCCAGGAAAACACctga
- the ATG4D gene encoding cysteine protease ATG4D isoform X2, with the protein MSGGGEGPGPPPAPAPGPGPGPPPGTERGGQRVRGRVLAAWNSVKYGWTLRPRPHFSPRDPLYLLGRVYAPGNGDWMWPEALLEPEPGGPRRTREAPGRARPPRDGPRVPRDGHGTPRMDPETSGRTREHLGRTQDPPAPTRPPRNGQGPPRTDAERPRGTRDPPGQPREPREAERRHRAIVSWLSDHPRAPFGIHRLVELGREFGKSAGDWFGPAIAAHLLRGAVESCTETPGLAVYVAQDCTVYKGDVARLVRGEPDGGTAGTSGAPGLGTPGAPGAPGLGAPGAPGLGTPGLGTPGAPGHGTPGAPGAPGLGAPGAPGHGTPGAPGAPGLGTPGAPGHGTPGAPGAPEPGQPRGLILLVPARLGGENLNPVYVECVKALLQLRSCLGIVGGKPRHSLFFLGFQGDSLLYLDPHLCQPCVDTARENFPLQSFHCCFPRKMPFGKMDPSCTLGFYARGTELERLWGDLARVLAPPSAPERSYPIFTLAEGHAQDQALDAPPGPPPAPPWRGKRPKKPKNPNSEEFVLL; encoded by the exons atgagcggggggggggagggacCGGGGCCCcccccggcaccggcaccgggaccgggaccgggacccccccccgggACCGAGCGGGGCGGGCAGCGCGTGCGGGGCCGCGTCCTCGCGGCCTGGAACAGCGTCAAATACG GCTGGACGCTGCGGCCGCGACCCCACTTCAGCCCGCGGGACCCCCTGTACCTGCTGGGGAGGGTCTACGCACCGGGAAACGGGG ACTGGATGTGGCCGGAGGCGCTGCTGGAACCGGAACCGGGGGGGCCCCGCAGGACCCGCGAGGCCCCGGGACGGGCGCGGCCCCCCCGGGATGGACCGAGGGTGCCCCGGGATGGACACGGGACCCCCAGGATGGACCCTGAGACCTCCGGGAGGACGCGGGAGCACCTGGGACGGACCCAGGACCCCCCGGCACCGACGCGACCCCCGCGGAACGGGCAGGGCCCGCCCAGGACGGACGCGGAGCGCCCCAGGGGGACGCGGGACCCCCCGGgccagccccgggagccccgggAGGCGGAGCGGCGGCACCGCGCCATCGTCTCCTGGCTCTCCGACCACCCCCGGGCCCCGTTCGGGATCCACCGGCTCGTGGAGCTGGGCCGCGAGTTCGGCAAAAGCGCCGGGGACTGGTTCGGCCCCGCCATCGCCGCCCACCTGCTCCg GGGCGCCGTGGAGTCCTGCACCGAGACCCCCGGGCTCGCCGTGTACGTGGCCCAGGATTGCACCG TTTACAAAGGGGACGTGGCCAGGTTGGTGCGGGGCGAGCCCGACGGGGGCACAGCGGGAACGTCGGGAGCACCGGGATTGGGAACACCGGGAGCACCGGGAGCACCGGGATTGGGAGCACCGGGAGCTCCGGGATTGGGAACACCGGGATTGGGAACACCGGGAGCTCCGGGACACGGGACACCGGGAGCACCGGGAGCACCGGGATTGGGAGCACCGGGAGCTCCGGGACACGGGACACCGGGAGCACCGGGAGCACCGGGATTGGGAACACCGGGAGCTCCGGGACACGGGACACCGGGAGCACCGGGAGCACCGgagccggggcagccccgcggGCTCATCCTGCTGGTGCCGGCGCGATTGGGGGGCGAGAACCTGAACCCCGTGTACGTGGAGTGCGTCAAG gcgctgctgcagctccgcTCCTGCCTCGGCATCGTCGGCGGCAAACCCCGGCACTCGCTCTTCTTCCTCGGCTTCCAAG gtgATTCCCTGCTCTACCTGGACCCgcacctctgccagccctgcgTGGACACGGCCCGCGAGAATTTCCCTCTGCAG tCCTTCCACTGCTGCTTCCCGCGGAAAATGCCCTTCGGGAAGATGGATCCCAGCTGCACCCTCGGCTTCTACGCCCGCGGCACCGAGCTGGAGCGGCTCTGGGGGGACCTGGCCCGG GTGCTGGCCCCCCCCTCGGCCCCGGAGCGTTCTTATCCCATTTTCACCCTGGCCGAGGGCCACGCTCAGGACCAGGCCCTGGACGCCCCCCCcgggccgccccccgcccccccctGGCGGGGGAAAcgccccaaaaaacccaaaaatcccaactcGGAGGAGTTCGTTCTGCTGTga
- the ATG4D gene encoding cysteine protease ATG4D isoform X1: MSGGGEGPGPPPAPAPGPGPGPPPGTERGGQRVRGRVLAAWNSVKYGWTLRPRPHFSPRDPLYLLGRVYAPGNGEDLARFRRDFCSRLWLTYRSGFPALPGTPRTTDCGWGCTLRSAQMLLGQGLLLHLLGRDWMWPEALLEPEPGGPRRTREAPGRARPPRDGPRVPRDGHGTPRMDPETSGRTREHLGRTQDPPAPTRPPRNGQGPPRTDAERPRGTRDPPGQPREPREAERRHRAIVSWLSDHPRAPFGIHRLVELGREFGKSAGDWFGPAIAAHLLRGAVESCTETPGLAVYVAQDCTVYKGDVARLVRGEPDGGTAGTSGAPGLGTPGAPGAPGLGAPGAPGLGTPGLGTPGAPGHGTPGAPGAPGLGAPGAPGHGTPGAPGAPGLGTPGAPGHGTPGAPGAPEPGQPRGLILLVPARLGGENLNPVYVECVKALLQLRSCLGIVGGKPRHSLFFLGFQGDSLLYLDPHLCQPCVDTARENFPLQSFHCCFPRKMPFGKMDPSCTLGFYARGTELERLWGDLARVLAPPSAPERSYPIFTLAEGHAQDQALDAPPGPPPAPPWRGKRPKKPKNPNSEEFVLL; the protein is encoded by the exons atgagcggggggggggagggacCGGGGCCCcccccggcaccggcaccgggaccgggaccgggacccccccccgggACCGAGCGGGGCGGGCAGCGCGTGCGGGGCCGCGTCCTCGCGGCCTGGAACAGCGTCAAATACG GCTGGACGCTGCGGCCGCGACCCCACTTCAGCCCGCGGGACCCCCTGTACCTGCTGGGGAGGGTCTACGCACCGGGAAACGGGG AGGATCTGGCCCGGTTCCGGCGGGATTTCTGCTCCCGGTTGTGGCTGACGTACCGGAGCGGGTTCCCGGCGCTGCCCGGGACCCCCCGCACCACCGACTGCGGCTGGGGCTGCACCCTGCGCAGCGCGCAGATGCTgctgggccaggggctgctgctgcacctgctGGGCCGCG ACTGGATGTGGCCGGAGGCGCTGCTGGAACCGGAACCGGGGGGGCCCCGCAGGACCCGCGAGGCCCCGGGACGGGCGCGGCCCCCCCGGGATGGACCGAGGGTGCCCCGGGATGGACACGGGACCCCCAGGATGGACCCTGAGACCTCCGGGAGGACGCGGGAGCACCTGGGACGGACCCAGGACCCCCCGGCACCGACGCGACCCCCGCGGAACGGGCAGGGCCCGCCCAGGACGGACGCGGAGCGCCCCAGGGGGACGCGGGACCCCCCGGgccagccccgggagccccgggAGGCGGAGCGGCGGCACCGCGCCATCGTCTCCTGGCTCTCCGACCACCCCCGGGCCCCGTTCGGGATCCACCGGCTCGTGGAGCTGGGCCGCGAGTTCGGCAAAAGCGCCGGGGACTGGTTCGGCCCCGCCATCGCCGCCCACCTGCTCCg GGGCGCCGTGGAGTCCTGCACCGAGACCCCCGGGCTCGCCGTGTACGTGGCCCAGGATTGCACCG TTTACAAAGGGGACGTGGCCAGGTTGGTGCGGGGCGAGCCCGACGGGGGCACAGCGGGAACGTCGGGAGCACCGGGATTGGGAACACCGGGAGCACCGGGAGCACCGGGATTGGGAGCACCGGGAGCTCCGGGATTGGGAACACCGGGATTGGGAACACCGGGAGCTCCGGGACACGGGACACCGGGAGCACCGGGAGCACCGGGATTGGGAGCACCGGGAGCTCCGGGACACGGGACACCGGGAGCACCGGGAGCACCGGGATTGGGAACACCGGGAGCTCCGGGACACGGGACACCGGGAGCACCGGGAGCACCGgagccggggcagccccgcggGCTCATCCTGCTGGTGCCGGCGCGATTGGGGGGCGAGAACCTGAACCCCGTGTACGTGGAGTGCGTCAAG gcgctgctgcagctccgcTCCTGCCTCGGCATCGTCGGCGGCAAACCCCGGCACTCGCTCTTCTTCCTCGGCTTCCAAG gtgATTCCCTGCTCTACCTGGACCCgcacctctgccagccctgcgTGGACACGGCCCGCGAGAATTTCCCTCTGCAG tCCTTCCACTGCTGCTTCCCGCGGAAAATGCCCTTCGGGAAGATGGATCCCAGCTGCACCCTCGGCTTCTACGCCCGCGGCACCGAGCTGGAGCGGCTCTGGGGGGACCTGGCCCGG GTGCTGGCCCCCCCCTCGGCCCCGGAGCGTTCTTATCCCATTTTCACCCTGGCCGAGGGCCACGCTCAGGACCAGGCCCTGGACGCCCCCCCcgggccgccccccgcccccccctGGCGGGGGAAAcgccccaaaaaacccaaaaatcccaactcGGAGGAGTTCGTTCTGCTGTga
- the KEAP1 gene encoding kelch-like ECH-associated protein 1, which produces MSCPSPPAPELPAEVTPSRGPSSRSRSRFTLSEHPAAALAAMNELRLQGQLCDVTLRVRHRRDLPPTELRAHRVVLAAASPVFRAMFTAGLRERGLAEVPIEGVQPGAMEGLVEFAYTAAVAVGERCVLPLLHGALMYQVEPVVGACCAFLGRQLHPSNAIGIAALAERLGCQELLQRAREYIYMNFAEVSKQEEFLSLSHCQLAALLSRDELNVRCESEVFQACVAWVQQDRAARAPFLPALLRAVRCHALTPRFLRAQLRRDLGRDALRYLARVFRELALHRPTPGRPPCRTPRVRQLIYAAGGYLRRSLSTLEAFDPERGAWLRLAEMGTPRSGLGGCVVGGLFYAVGGRNNSAEGNTDSAAVECYNPVSGRWAPCAAMSVPRNRIGLGVIDGLIYAVGGSHGCTHHCSVERYEPERDEWAQVAPMGTRRIGVGVAVLHRLLYAVGGFDGSARLSSAERYHPERDQWQPIPPMATVRSGAGVCALGNCLYAMGGYDGTQQLSSTERFQADTETWSFVAPMGHRRSALGVTAFRGRIYVLGGYDGHSFLDSMECYDPAGDAWTAVTPPMPSGRSGLGVAVTMEPCHAQEPPPEDEEPPPAGPC; this is translated from the exons ATGTCCTGCCCGTCCCCGCCTGCCCCGGAGCTCCCGGCCGAGGTGACGCCGTCGCGGGGCCCCTCCTCGCGCTCCCGGAGCCGCTTCACGCTGTCCGAGCACCCGGCGGCCGCGCTGGCGGCCATGAACGAGCTGCggctgcagggccagctctgcGATGTCACCCTGCGCGTGCGGCACCGCCGGGACCTGCCGCCCACCGAGCTGCGGGCGCACCGCGTGGTGCTGGCGGCCGCCAGCCCCGTGTTCCGGGCCATGTTCACGGCGGGGCTGCGCGAGCGGGGCCTGGCCGAGGTGCCCATCGAGGGCGTGCAGCCCGGCGccatggaggggctggtggAGTTCGCCTACACGGCGGCCGTGGCCGTGGGCGAGCGCTGCGTGCTGCCGCTGCTGCACGGCGCCCTCATGTACCAGGTGGAGCCCGTGGTGGGCGCCTGCTGCGCCTTCCTGGGCCGGCAGCTGCACCCCAGCAACGCCATCGGCATCGCCGCGCTGGCCGAGCGCctgggctgccaggagctgctgcagcggGCCCGGGAGTACATCTACATGAACTTCGCCGAG GTCTCCAAGCAGGAGGagttcctgtccctctcccacTGCCAGCTGGCCGCGCTGCTCAGCCGGGACGAGCTGAACGTGCGCTGCGAGTCCGAGGTGTTCCAGGCGTGCGTGGCGTGGGTGCAGCAGGACCGGGCGGCGCGGGCGCCGTTCCTGCCGGCGCTGCTGCGCGCCGTGCGCTGCCACGCGCTCACCCCGCGCTTCCTGCGCGCCCAGCTCCGCCGCGACCTGGGCCGCGACGCCCTGCGCTACCTGGCGCGCGTGTTCCGCGAGCTGGCGCTGCACCGGCCCACGCCGGGGCGCCCCCCGTGCAGGACGCCCAGGGTCCGGCAGCTCATCTACGCGGCCGGGGGGTACCTGAGGAGGTCGCTGAGCACGCTGGAGGCGTTCGATCCCGAGCGGGGCGCCTGGCTGAGGCTGGCGGAGATGGGGACGCCGCGCTCGGGGCTGGGCGGCTGCGTGGTCGGGGGGCTCTTCTACGCCGTGGGCGGGAGGAACAACTCGGCCGAGGGGAACACGGACTCGGCGGCCGTGGAGTGCTACAACCCCGTGAGCGGGCGCTGGGCGCCCTGCGCCGCCATGAGCGTGCCCAGGAACCGCATCGGGCTGGGCGTCATCGACGGGCTCATCTACGCCGTGGGGGGGTCCCACGGGTGCACGCACCACTGCTCCGTGGAGAG GTACGAGCCCGAGCGGGACGAGTGGGCGCAGGTGGCGCCCATGGGCACGCGGCGCATCGGGGTGGGGGTGGCCGTGCTGCACCGCCTGCTCTACGCCGTGGGCGGCTTCGACGGCAGCGCCCGCCTGAGCTCGGCCGAGCGCTACCACCCCGAGAGGGACCAATGGCAGCCGATCCCGCCCATGGCCACCGTGCGCAGCGGcgcag GGGTGTGTGCCCTCGGGAACTGCCTGTACGCCATGGGGGGCTACGATggcacccagcagctcagcagcaccgAGCGCTTCCAGGCCGACACCGAGACCTGGAGCTTCGTGGCACCCATGGGGCACCGCCGGAGCGCCCTGGGGGTGACGGCCTTCAGGGGCAGGATCTACGTCCTGG GGGGCTACGACGGCCACTCCTTCCTGGACTCCATGGAGTGCTACGACCCCGCGGGCGACGCCTGGACCGCGGTGACGCCGCCGATGCCGTCGGGGCGCAGCGGGCTGGGCGTGGCCGTCACCATGGAGCCCTGCCACGCCCAGGAGCCCCCCCCCGAGGACGAGGAGCCCCCCCCGGCCGGGCCCTGCTGA